From a region of the Mus pahari chromosome 12, PAHARI_EIJ_v1.1, whole genome shotgun sequence genome:
- the Ubald1 gene encoding UBA-like domain-containing protein 1, which yields MSVNMDELKHQVMINQFVLTAGCAADQAKQLLQAAHWQFETALSAFFQETNIPYSHHHQMMCTPANTPATPPNFPDALTMFSRLKASESFHGGGGSGSPMATSATSPPPHFPHATGSFATPSWPTAASPPGGPQHHQPQLPLWTPAPPSPTSHWPPLAPQQATSEPRAHPAMEAER from the exons ATGTCCGTGAACATGGACGAGCTCAAACACCAGGTCATGATCAACCAGTTCGTGCTGACGGCGGGCTGTGCGGCCGATCAGGCGAAGCAGCTGCTGCAAGCGGCCCACTGGCAGTTCGAG acAGCCCTCAGCGCCTTTTTCCAGGAGACCAACATCCCCTacagccaccaccaccagatG ATGTGCACTCCCGCCAACACCCCTGCCACGCCCCCCAACTTCCCTGATGCCCTCACCATGTTCTCCCGTCTCAAGGCCTCTGAAAGCTTCCACGGGGGTGGCGGCAGCGGCAGCCCAATGGCCACGTCGGCCACGTCACCCCCACCGCACTTCCCCCATGCCACTGGCAGCTTTGCAACACCCAGCTGGCCAACTGCAGCCTCACCCCCAGGAGGCCCACAGCACCACCAGCCGCAGCTGCCCCTGTGGACTCCAGCACCCCCTTCCCCGACTTCACACTGGCCTCCCCTGGCTCCTCAACAGGCCACCTCAGAACCAAGGGCCCACCCTGCCATGGAGGCAGAGAGATAA